One stretch of Oncorhynchus gorbuscha isolate QuinsamMale2020 ecotype Even-year linkage group LG21, OgorEven_v1.0, whole genome shotgun sequence DNA includes these proteins:
- the LOC124008930 gene encoding U2 small nuclear ribonucleoprotein A'-like, producing MCSEQTASQPVKLPENHKSRCQRSPALLGELEKLSTLILDCNSYSSHVKFPYMPSVTTVWINKNKVGNLPIFVEEIRSKFPNIKILSMMNNESAPSYFNGGSLDQYIDYRQYVISQIPSLKILDDTEVLEKERAQAKKTYRMQRTREGSKKRKEHQH from the exons ATGTGCAGTGAGCAGACTGCATCTCAGCCGGTAAAGCTGCCTGAAAACCACAAATCGCG CTGCCAACGGAGCCCAGCTCTCCTGGGTGAACTGGAGAAGCTCAGCACTCTGATCCTGGACTGCAACAGCTACTCGTCCCACGTCAAGTTCCCCTACATGCCTAGTGTCACCACCGTGTGGATCAACAAGAACAAGGTCGGCAACCTGCCCATCTTCGTTGAGGAGATCCGAAGCAAGTTCCCCAACATCAA GATTCTCAGCATGATGAACAACGAATCAGCACCCAGCTACTTCAATGGAGGGAGTCTAGACCAGTACATAGACTACAG GCAGTATGTGATCAGTCAGATCCCAAGCCTGAAGATCCTGGATGACACTGAGGttttggagaaagagagagcgcagGCTAAGAAGACCTATAGGATGCAGAGGACCAGGGAAGGCAGCAAAAAGAGGAAGGAACATCAACATTAA
- the LOC124008000 gene encoding 5-hydroxytryptamine receptor 3A-like yields the protein MIDKEQGNSSHPIHNNYLKVPERDAEISLVKVEDIPNKKNLEGNPRLLQRILDVRNNEKSQTFTSHVMISMGWENELISWEPNDWCGIESVAVPRDMLWIPDVMILEDISDTGSITLSPYTEVAHSGMAYVTESRRLTTTCKMNLFKFPFDTQNCSITFISFMLKGIKLGPFSNSIIMSQFSEKVMVTLGEWDFLGIRLSMEKLIYDNNIVWDKLVYKISIRRRPLLYVINLLLPLLFFLILDLASFFIDEAKGEKLGYKVTILLSISVLLLILNDILPSTADDLPLIALYCIVIFALTGLSLLETMLVSFLIDMDSRVDHDIQTSPKTCEETPEETECQRESQRDAEISLVKVEDIPNKDLNGDWLSNPRLLQRILEVRNIRQKWFFASVRCDKKKPGLVSD from the exons atgattgacaaggaacaaGGAAACTCATCTCATCCTATCCACAATAATTACCTCAAGG TACCTGAGAGAGATGCTGAGATCAGTCTGGTGAAGGTTGAGGACATTCCAAACAAGAAGAACCTTGAAGGAAACCCCCGCCTGCTGCAGCGGATCCTGGATGTGCGTAAC AATGAGAAGTCCCAAACCTTCACCTCCCATGTGATGATCTCAATG GGCTGGGAGAATGAACTGATATCGTGGGAACCCAATGACTGGTGTGGGATTGAGAGCGTAGCAGTTCCCAGAGACATGCTGTGGATACCAGATGTCATGATCTTAGAGGA CATTTCTGATACAGGCAGTATCACATTGAGCCCCTACACAGAGGTGGCCCACTCTGGCATGGCCTATGTGACAGAAAGCCGCCGGTTGACCACCACCTGCAAGATGAATCTTTTTAAGTTCCCCTTTGACACCCAGAACTGCAGCATTACCTTTATTTCCTTTATGCtaaaag GTATAAAGTTGGGGCCCTTCTCCAACAGCATTATCATGAGCCAATTTTCCGAAAAGGTCATGGTTACATTGGGGGAATGGGACTTCCTGGGCATTAGGTTGTCCATGGAAAAGCTCATCTACGACAACAACATTGTTTGGGACAAGCTGGTCTACAAG ATCAGCATACGAAGAAGGCCCCTTTTATATGTGATCAACCTCCTACTACCACTCTTGTTTTTCCTCATCCTGGACTTGGCCTCCTTTTTCATTGATGAGGCCAAGGGGGAAAAGCTGGGCTACAAAGTGACCATACTCTTGTCCATCTCTGTCTTACTGCTGATTCTAAATGACATCCTGCCTTCCACAGCAGATGACCTGCCACTCATAG CTCTTTACTGCATCGTAATCTTTGCCCTCACGGGCCTCAGTCTCCTGGAGACCATGCTGGTGAGCTTCCTGATTGATATGGACAGCAGGGTTGATCACGACATCCAGACCTCTCCTAAGACCTGTGAAGAGACTCCGGAAGAGACCGAATGCCAAAGAG AGTCTCAGAGAGATGCTGAGATCAGCCTGGTGAAGGTTGAGGACATTCCAAACAAGGACCTTAATGGAGACTGGCTGAGCAATCCCCGCCTACTGCAGCGGATCCTAGAGGTGCGGAACATACGGCAGAAATGGTTTTTTGCTAGCGTGAGATGTGACAAGAAAAAGCCTGG ACTGGTCTCAGACTAG